One segment of Desulfovulcanus ferrireducens DNA contains the following:
- the sucD gene encoding succinate--CoA ligase subunit alpha, with amino-acid sequence MGILVNKETRVLVQGITGREGVFHTTQMLAYGTKVVAGVTPGKAGQQVEGVPVFNTVEDAVQETGANASVIFVPAAFACDAIFEAVSAGIKLVVCITEGIPTLDMMKVKRYLAGHPDVVVIGPNCPGLIAPPVQCKMGIMPGHIHTPGPIGVISRSGTLTYEIDYQLTQAGLGQSTCIGIGGDQIPGTNFIDLLKRFKDDDETQGVVMVGEIGGTAEEEAAEWIKQNFNKPVVAFIAGRTAPPGKRMGHAGAIISGGQGTAESKMEALRAAGIYVAEDLGTLGRTVKEVMGL; translated from the coding sequence ATGGGTATCTTGGTCAATAAAGAGACGCGTGTCCTGGTTCAGGGAATAACAGGTAGAGAAGGTGTTTTTCATACAACACAGATGCTGGCCTATGGGACTAAAGTAGTCGCAGGCGTAACACCAGGCAAGGCTGGTCAGCAAGTAGAAGGCGTGCCGGTATTTAATACGGTTGAAGATGCCGTGCAGGAAACCGGGGCCAATGCATCGGTAATTTTTGTTCCCGCGGCCTTTGCCTGTGATGCTATTTTTGAAGCTGTTTCTGCAGGAATCAAGTTGGTAGTTTGTATTACCGAGGGCATTCCAACTCTGGACATGATGAAGGTTAAACGCTACTTAGCCGGCCACCCGGACGTCGTTGTGATCGGACCGAACTGTCCAGGGCTTATTGCGCCACCAGTACAGTGCAAAATGGGCATTATGCCGGGCCATATTCACACACCCGGACCTATTGGCGTGATTTCGCGCAGTGGAACCCTGACCTACGAAATTGATTATCAATTGACTCAGGCAGGATTAGGTCAGAGCACTTGTATAGGAATTGGCGGAGATCAGATTCCAGGGACCAATTTTATAGATTTACTTAAGCGTTTTAAAGATGATGATGAAACCCAAGGTGTGGTCATGGTTGGCGAGATTGGAGGGACTGCTGAGGAAGAAGCAGCCGAGTGGATAAAACAAAATTTTAATAAACCAGTTGTCGCCTTTATTGCTGGAAGAACCGCTCCTCCTGGTAAGCGTATGGGCCATGCCGGAGCAATTATTTCTGGAGGCCAGGGTACTGCCGAAAGTAAAATGGAAGCTTTAAGAGCCGCGGGAATTTATGTGGCAGAGGATTTAGGCACTTTGGGCCGGACAGTGAAGGAAGTAATGGGCTTGTAG
- a CDS encoding gamma carbonic anhydrase family protein: MILPFLDKSPQIHPSAYIFESADIIGDVTIGAQSSIWFKAVVRGDVHYIRIGDRTNVQDGALLHVTRDTHPLVIGNDVTIAHGVVLHGCTVKDRVLIGMGAIVLDGAVINEDSIVGAGALVPPNMEVPSRTLVVGVPAKIVRELKESEVKHIQQSAKNYIRYVENYRKSGVKNVNTSKKE; encoded by the coding sequence ATGATCCTACCATTTTTAGATAAGTCCCCTCAGATTCATCCCAGCGCATATATTTTTGAGAGTGCAGATATTATTGGTGACGTTACCATTGGGGCGCAATCCAGTATTTGGTTTAAGGCCGTTGTTCGAGGTGATGTTCACTATATCAGAATAGGGGATAGGACGAATGTTCAGGATGGGGCTCTCTTGCATGTGACACGTGACACACATCCTTTGGTTATTGGAAACGATGTAACTATTGCTCATGGTGTTGTCCTCCATGGATGTACTGTAAAAGACAGGGTACTGATTGGGATGGGGGCTATTGTTCTGGATGGGGCGGTAATAAATGAAGACAGCATTGTTGGGGCTGGAGCTTTGGTGCCACCGAATATGGAAGTGCCATCACGTACTTTGGTTGTTGGAGTTCCAGCTAAGATAGTAAGGGAATTGAAGGAGTCAGAAGTTAAGCATATCCAGCAATCTGCAAAAAATTATATACGATATGTAGAAAACTACAGGAAGTCAGGGGTGAAAAATGTCAACACAAGCAAAAAAGAATAA